tcaagaggtcatcttcttcctcctctcttcttcttctctccctctcttcctccattgccgagactccttggggtgctagcacactctaaggtttcctctccatctcttgttcgtgtggatacttctagaggtgtacacacttgaacacacttgagatccgacggaccttggacaagcgggatttgcgaaagacttcgcttcaaaggtatacttcctttttcatgtagatctaaggtagatctaggataacaaacatgtacatgtaaaatttttatatatcttcacacggatccatggcaagacttcggggtttttgTAACCCAAAAAATGGgttttacggcccgaaaatcccaacagttgTGAAGCGGCTGTATGCCTCTCGGAAGCTGCTCGCCTCTTGGCTTCCTTGAATAATTCGTACTCTTCGGCTGTCATGGTTACATTGATCTTACCAGTATCCTCCATCGTCACATTCTAAAATAAGTGGAGAAGATTCTcatagacgacgccaaatttgatcctgtccagaaTTTGAATCAGACGGAGGTCGGTGGAGATGGTgttggtgttgacggagaggcgactTTGATGCACCCTGTGTATGCGCGTCGGAAAAGCAAACCCCGACATGGAACCCCAAAGTCTGTATAGTAGGAGAACTGGTGGTACTTAGACTCTGGACACACTCAGAAAAGCACCCGGAgcattagagaccagaaaccagggaaaaagtccccgacaTATGCCCTCTGACgttcaagtcaggtcctttttccccgaAAAAATAGTGTACGATGGAAAAAAGAACTGTTGAAGACGAGTGCGGATGTGTGTGTACTTGGCAAAagaagaggacctccctttttgtATGACTCTGCATGCCTTTTGAGCCTGACTGCTATCAgaaaatgtcgggtgtcagggcaTGTCGGGTGAGAGAGGATGTACGACGACCTCCTATTGGTAGAAGGAAGGTTCCACTCTCAGGGAGTGatagaccattggaatattccctgacgtaTGACAATTATTCTCTGACTGGAGGTTATAATTCTCTGACATTGTTGTCACTTAGTGCTTTCCTTCCTACCCAGGTTCAGCTACAGACAGCTCAGGATGACTGCTCAGATATGCTACCAGGACTGAGCCTTGATGAAGAAGATGAGCTATGGTGAACCGACCGGGTTTATCTAAGACTATGGCGAGGGGCCATCTTTCATGATTTGATTACTGAAGAGCTGGTCGGGAGTTGTTTTAGTAAAAGTACCAAGACCATATATAAAGTCCGAGCCGGGAAAATCCGATCAGTCTGGGACAGGCCAGGAACTAGTCCAAGCTTCGTCTTATGTCTCAAATCTGGGGACCTGCCCTGATTGTGATCGACCGGGAATTATGCGGCTGATGACACGAGGCGATCTAACTCCCATCTTTCCTAGACTGTTGATTGTCATGCCCTCTTGAATATTGACTGTCACGTGCTCTTAACTTTTGACTGTCTAACCCCTAGGTCCCTCCTTTACGTGTCGTATCAATATGCATGTCTTCTTGTGCCATGTTAGATAGTTTATCTGTAATTCATGTTTTCGAATCATGTTCAAGCTAAGGGTTCATCTTTTAACTATATATTAAAAATAACCAATACTTGCCCTAGCTCATCAAACAATTGCTCACAACTTATGGTTTTTGACAGCCATAAAAAATCCCATAACGTTCTTCTTCAGAAATACATATCATACTTATTATAAATTATCTTTTGTGGAGATTGACAAACATGGATATATATATCAAAGAATGAATTATTGCAGATACAAATGCAATGAATAAGCAACAATATTGATATGATATTATTAACCTTCGTTGGTTTTCTAGAACTGAGATTGGATCCAATCGATAGTCTTCTTATCCACCTGGAAAGCCTTTGAAAGAATATCATCCGAGATGTTTGGCTTTGACCCAAAGACAGTATTGGCGATGGTGATTAGTCCTGGATTTTGGCTACTTAGAAATGACATCGCAAGAGCCCTCGTCCGACCAAGATTGAACTGGAAGTGAATTAGGCCTTGAGGGAATACGAACACATCACCCTTGTTAAGCACTTTGGTCACCAACTTGTTCTCGGGATTGGACGTTATGAATCCAACATAGAGCGAGCCTTCCAACACTGTTTGGAGCTCTGTGGCACGAGGGTGGATGTGCGGAGGATTGAGACCGCGGGGGGCATAGTCCACTCGAGCCATGGAGATGCCAAGAGTGTTGAGGCCGGGAATTATATTTGCATTTATGAGCGTCACATTGGAAGTAACTTTGTTCATGGTGCTACGAGGCACATTGAGGCCCGACAAGAAGAAGTCATCAACTTTAACGAGTTCTGGATTCTTGCAAGTGAATCCATTCACAATAACTGCATATAAATTCATTGAAGCATGTATATAAATTAATCATCGATCATCTCCATGCATATATATGTTGGGAAAGATTTAAGGTAACAAATATACATATATGTAAGCTAGGTAATTAGTATACCTTTGGACATGCTGTCTGCAACACAGAAGTCTTGAAGGGCGCCTGGATCACGGGCTAAAGCTTGAGAGAAAGACAAAGCTGCAACGAGAGCAACAATAAGCAGGAGGGATAGATCAGAAGCCATGGAATcgttgaagagagaagaggaTTCTGGTTTTTGTTATTGATGAAGCACATAAAGTGGATTTATATAGAGAGGGTGGGAGGCGTTGACATGGCCCTGGCCTAAGGGAGCTGTTGATTGGAAGAGTTTGACTTtgctattaattaattataactggAAGAAGAGTTCTAATTGACAAACAGAATTTTCCAAGACTGGATTTGTTGTTTGGTGTGTCGGCGAGCAGGAATCAGTCTTTTATACTTTCTTAAAAGAGTTGTTGTTTGGCGTAGCCTGCCTTACGTGTTACATATATAATTCCATGCACCATGTCAATGGTGAATTTGTCAAAATCACATTAGGGGTTGACagcgtaaatcaaattaacagcAATGATTGGTGATAAGTCTGGCATGCAATGATGATTAAATGGCAGCCGTGAGTGGCACTAAAATTTAACTTCCAACTAACTTCACTTGAAATTGATCCACCTAATTCCCAATTAGGATTTACTTAGATTGGCTCCCAACTAGGATTTAACTTCTGTGTAATGTCCGGTCGAGACTTCATTTACCTAACTCCACTAAGACTTAGCCAATATCTGATTTCAATCAGAATTTTATTATATATCTATCAAGTAATCTGCTCTGCACTCTTAACACAAACTTATTAAATCATACCAAATCTAATTTTAACCTTAATTATATATCAAAATCTTGAGCTTATTACGGTGCTTTCAGCACAGACTCTGCTTGTTGTTGCTAGCCCGCGATGAGAATTGTTGACTCCTTGGATTTAGCCCAGAAGGAAAGCAAACTCATTTTACCGATCAAAAAATCAATACACAAATGTCCTTTTAATTGACTCGTGTAATTTGTTTTTCCTCGTCCGTCCGATAAACAAATGGTTACTGATCGTGCGGAGAAACTGCCAGTGCCGATACACGAATAGCATGAGCTCGTGCGAGCAAATAAACTTGGTACATTTTGACGAAATCGAATCAAATGCATGGCTCAACATGTTGTTCGGCCGGTCATCTTAACATAGGGAGTTTGATTCTAGACCCTAATAGAGCTGAACATTCAGTTAGACCAACctaaataaagatttttttttggaCAAACTAAACCAccaaaatttattattaaaatcgAATAAATAccgatttaaaattaattattaaaatcaaccgttataaaattaattaattcgatAACGAATTAAATTAACTGAATTATCCGTAATTGACTGCTCCTTCAATATGTAAACATTAGACTACCAAATTTACTATCTAATTTATCATCCTAACAAGTCACAACTTCGCAATGACCGACTCATACATTAAACTGACTTgctttaatcaatttaaataaattttaaattttaaaatccagattaaattgattaaactgAAATAatcaaaaacaataaaataaaaaataaattttcaaattaattgaactaaatttttaaattaaattagttcatcaattatttcaatttaatcaTCGTCCCGTTGCACCATGACTGTTAAGAATTTTtgaataattataatttactaaTGTTGCAGTTCACATTAGTATATATATACGCTGTAGATTCCTCCAAACCTGACTTAGAGTGTCTGAAATTGATCCAAGCCTCtgcagtttttttattttttttagctccCAAATTAACCCAATtagatttaagaaaaatattaaaactaaCAAAAATGATATGTGTGTTAGGGgtttagaatttaagatttaagaatttttttattttgaaaaacaaataaaaaaagaatCGAGGCATTTGATCAATTCTAGACGTGATACGAATTCCACCAACAACTGTGATGAAATCCGAGAAAAAGATAGATAGAGCTCCAAGAATTAGATGACAAAAGTGTGagtcttgacccgtaaccaagaactAGCACAAACCAAACCTACAAAGGAAAGAAACGATACACCCAggatgataagtttcgatggATTGAACGTCACGagagtaaactcgataagttcagaaaatcctttcaagaactaagagatcacacaatctcaccaaaaactaagtttcttcgtactaagatgtccctcccttatataatagGAGAGAACAAGGAAAAGTACAAGATaagtgcatgcacaattagagtcccaatgtggCATGCCTAATGCAAGCTATCTAGGAATCCAAACCAAAATAAATgtatgcacaattagagtctcaagtcgcatgcttcattaaacaatctaaaatacttaagtcttcatgcgtggattaggccacgactagtaGTTGTGATTATCTTGatctctccttgctcatagtccgcCCAATGTTCTTTAATTAGCCAATTTAGTACTTCCTTTAAACGCTTTGCCCGCAGTCTTGTAATTGGGTCTTCTgaaagtgataactgatctctcctagcTTCAgtccttgggcatacatcattctccccttcttgaaaaggatttgtcctcaaatcacCACCTCCATCAAACAGGGAtaagtcagcaacattaaaagtagaatgtacgctatactcacctggtagttcaagtttgtaggcattatcattgatgcgctctaatacttgaaatgggtcatcccctcgaggtagaagtttagaacaATATTTGTTCGGAAATCACTCCTTTCGGAGGTGCAACCAAACCCATTTTCTTAGTTCAAACACAATTTTCTTGCGCCCCTTGTTAGCTTATTGCATGTATTGCTAggttcttttctcaatattcagtcgtGCTTGTTTATGAAACTTCATTACGAATTCGGCCTTCTGCTTATCATTTAAGTTTATATGCTCGCTTACAactaaaggaatcaaatctaatggtgacaaaagattgaaaccataaacaatttcaaataaagaaaattgagtcgcagaatgtatgctcctattgtaagcaaattcaacatgacgtagacaatcttcccatattctcaaattcttgttaatgacTGCATGAAGTAAAAAAGGACAAAgttcgattgaccacttcagtttgccTATCAGTTCGGGGGTGACACGTAGTAGAGAACAATAATTTAGTTCCTAATTTTTcccacaaagtcttccaaaaataactcaaaagcTTTGTATCCCTATCAGAGGCAatggtcctaggcatgccatgcaatctaataatatttttaaagaacAATTTAGCCATATGCGATGCATCATCGATTTTATGACATAGAATGAAATGTGCCATTTTTGAGAATCTAtctaccacaacaaaaattgaatctctccccctcttggtccggggtaatcccaaaataaagtccattgaaatatcagtccaaggttcactaggtatagacaaaggagtatacaagccatggggtttcaatttagatttagcttgtttgcaagtgatgCACTTCTCACAGATTCTTTCCACGTCATGTTTCATATGAGGTCAAAAAAAATGATcctgtaaaacccctaaagtcttagtaacgcCAAAATGACTCATCAAAccaccaccatgggcttccctagtgaTCAATTCACGTAACGAACGTATAAGcacacacaatctattttcacgaaataaaaacCCATTATACCTATAGAACTTACCCAATGCAACCTTATTGCATGCTTTGAACACATCAGAAAAATCAGTATCGTTAGTATATAAATTCTTGATATATTCAAATCTAAGTAACTTCGTATCTAAAGTAgacagtaaagcataccttcgagatagtgcatcagcaactacgttctcctttccttgcttgtatttgatcacataaggaaatatctcaatgaattctacccatttagcatggcgtgagttcaacttatgttggctcttcaaatgctttagagattgatgatctgtgtgaatcatcttttggccataggtaatgttgtcatgtctccaatgctctccccaatgcatacatctccttgtcatatgtgggatagttgagagtggctccactcaacttctcactgaagTAAGCAATGGGTCTCATCTCCTGCATAAGCACAGcacctataccaacaccagaagcatcacattcgatttcaaaggttttagaaaaatctggtaggattagtaaaggagcagaacttagtttttctttcaaagtgttgaaggcCCTCTATTGCTTctctccccacttgaatgactcatttttcttgatgactttagtaagaggagctgcaatattgctaaaatcacAAGCAAGTCGTCAATAGAAGTtggccaaaccatggaaacttctcacttggctaattgttgtcagtgttggccactcttggattgcttttaccttttcctcatccatcttAACGCCTTTAGTACTAataacaaaaccaagaaacacgactttctccatacaaaaggagcatttaacgaggttagaaaaaaacttttcttcttttagcatactcaaaactaaccttaaatgtgtaacatgctcttTTAAGCTTCTGCTATAAATCAAAAtgtcatcaaaatacacaactacaaattttcctaagaaaacatgtaaaacatggttcatcaaatgcaaaaaagtgctaggagcattagttaagccaaaagaCATTACTAACTATTCATATAAGTCATGTTTGGCtttaaaaccagttttccattcatcaccttccttcatcctaatctaatgatatccactcctaagatcaatttttgtgagCACACAAGAACCAtacaattcatcaagtatatcatcaatcctaggaattggatggcgATACTTTACCGTGATATTGTTGATGGTCTGGCAATccacacatcctccatgttccattCTTCTTGGGAACTAGTAACATAGGCACGACACAAGGGctcatgctttctcgaacataccccttttctaataattcattaacttgcttctgaagttcctttgcttcctccagattgcttctataggcaggtcGATTTGCAATGGATGCACCAGATATGAAGTCGATTTGGTGCTCAATTTCTCTAATTGGAGGTAAACCATGCGGAAGCTCTTCAGGAAAGACCACCTCGaattcctgtaagagagaaacaataacactaggcaaagaaccGTTAAGGTCATTAGTGCTCAAGAATGTCTCCTTATAAAAAAGGACAAGGGGCaactgatttgaaaacaaagctcaTGTGATCTCACTTTTTCTTGcataaaaactatttttctttctctctccttttttccCTTGCCCTCTCCTTCtgtctctttcctctcattttctttcctctcattttttttttcctcgaCTTCTTTTCTCTCAActttttttctctcaatttctttttctctcttcttttca
The genomic region above belongs to Zingiber officinale cultivar Zhangliang chromosome 11A, Zo_v1.1, whole genome shotgun sequence and contains:
- the LOC122030898 gene encoding putative germin-like protein 2-1 yields the protein MASDLSLLLIVALVAALSFSQALARDPGALQDFCVADSMSKVIVNGFTCKNPELVKVDDFFLSGLNVPRSTMNKVTSNVTLINANIIPGLNTLGISMARVDYAPRGLNPPHIHPRATELQTVLEGSLYVGFITSNPENKLVTKVLNKGDVFVFPQGLIHFQFNLGRTRALAMSFLSSQNPGLITIANTVFGSKPNISDDILSKAFQVDKKTIDWIQSQF